The Chloroflexota bacterium sequence AACCGGAGACGGGGACTTCATTCCGGTGTTTTCCCGGCTCCGTGACCGTGGCGTCCAAGTAATGGTAGGCAACTTTGGCGTGGGAAGCGATCCCGGCTTGAAGCTTGTCGCAGACGGATACATCGACCTGGGGCTGCTGCTCTCGCTGGTGATCGAGAATGAGAAGCGCCGCACGGAACAGGCGCAATTCGATCAGCCGGAGTTGCCGCTCGGTGAGACCCTGGATACGCACGTTGATCGCAATATGCTGGCTGCCCGGCTGTATAGCCTCGGCCGCAATTCCTTCGATCGCAGCGAATTGTCGCGAGCGCTGAACCACTTCTCGCAGGCAGTGCGATTGATGCCGCGTCAGGCGCGCTACCGGCATCGACTGGCGCTCACCCTTTCCGCCTTGGGGAGGAATTCTGATGCTGCGAATGAACTCGAAGACGTGGTGCGTCAGCAGGATGACGATGCGGAGATCTTCTACGACCTCGGCCAAGTGTACGAAAAACTGGGCGCACCGGATAAGGCACTCGATGCCTATACCCGCTGCGGCAATTTGGACAGCCGCTATAAGGATGTTCAATCTCGGAAGCAAGAGCTGGAGCGTGCAGCCAAGAGCAGCAACGGCCAACCTACTCGCGGCGACGACGCCGCGCGCCAGCGGGGACGGGGGACGCGACCGCGACAGGCGTCGCCGCCGGCCCGCCAGCCACGCTCTGACACAGGCACGGCAAAAGCAACTTCGCGGGGCGCGTCAGACACACCAGCTCGTGAAAGCGGCGGGCGGAAACGACCCCAGCCGGAGCCGCCCGCAAGTGTGGAGACTCAGGAAAAGGAAAAGGAACCGGCAAAACCTGCGGTGGCAACTTCTTCGGCAACCACGGGAATGGCAACTGCGCTGCAACACATGCTTAAGGGCGAGCACCAAGAGTCCTTGGCCGCTTTGGAGCAGGCGACCCAACAAGAGCCGGACAACCTGGACGTTGCGCTCGCCTTTGCTCAGCAACTCGCCGTGGCTGGCGAGCACACGCGTGCAGCCATGATGGCGGAACAGCTA is a genomic window containing:
- a CDS encoding NYN domain-containing protein, whose product is MIFIDAANIERQARDIGIMRVPWHLIRDQLRGDDTLLGAYYYTGTDLRVEGFRQQLDYLVTHGFRVVHKRSKELPGGGYKGNLDIEMSLDMLDFVGFYDKAFALTGDGDFIPVFSRLRDRGVQVMVGNFGVGSDPGLKLVADGYIDLGLLLSLVIENEKRRTEQAQFDQPELPLGETLDTHVDRNMLAARLYSLGRNSFDRSELSRALNHFSQAVRLMPRQARYRHRLALTLSALGRNSDAANELEDVVRQQDDDAEIFYDLGQVYEKLGAPDKALDAYTRCGNLDSRYKDVQSRKQELERAAKSSNGQPTRGDDAARQRGRGTRPRQASPPARQPRSDTGTAKATSRGASDTPARESGGRKRPQPEPPASVETQEKEKEPAKPAVATSSATTGMATALQHMLKGEHQESLAALEQATQQEPDNLDVALAFAQQLAVAGEHTRAAMMAEQLVLDNPDNYAPVAVLGRICYERGKFVDALEQFSQGLEIAKRADDSHAQAFLYRMLVWTHLETDNEAEALAVGEAGVAVAPDDQQLRRLVDRVRGPQKPAESPAPSVDGDPAEDSDGVAASPATADASPAEQAAAAAAGTSTE